AGGCGACTACCGCGCTACGCCCACCCACCACTCCGCAACTCCCTGTTCGCTCAACGTAGGCAATACGGCAACTTATTCCTGCGGTTAGAATCACTTCACGAAACAAGGAGACGTGTAAAGCACCGCTAACATTGAACGCTTGAATATTTGAGTTCTCACGTATCGTGCGATTCGGCGTATTTGCCGTATCGGCGCTACGGTCGCTACGGTCGAAGTCGCATTTGTTTACAAATGGCGAATGCACTAGCGGCTCGTTTGAATGTCACTTTTTTATAGTGGACACACCTACTTCGTGCGTTCGTTGTGCAAAGCTACAGAGTCGTACGACCGCTGTAACAAGCCGTTCTAGCtgagttttatttttattcgcgTCACTCGCATCATGGATATGAATCGGCGACGTTACAGAGAAGCGTCGCTTAGGTGCGCTAATTAGCTAACGATGTCTTTGTCTCTTTCATATGcatgcatatcactgtttattcCAGGACGTTCGAACCATTCCTAAAAGAATACGACTTTCTGCTGCGTTATATACTCACCGAGGTACAGCACTTTAAGGTAAAGTGGGGATTTACGTCTGTATGTACGCGTGAAATACGTGTGCGGCGTATTCTAAGAGCACTCCTCCGACTCCACATTCGCTTCTCTTTCAGAATGAAATAAAAGCACTCAGGAAGGAAGCACTCATACTAGTTGCTAACAATCGCAGGTAATTCTTGCGCCGTGTTTGTTCCTTGGACTCTCTCACACTCATTGTAATCTCTATCTTTTCAGCCTCCACCGAGATCTGAGGCGACAAGTGGAACAAAATTTAGCGTCAGATCCGCCCCACAGCAATCAACTTTTAAGAGAGCTTCAGTCTCATCTGGATACGGTTACAGAGGCAGGTTTAATTCATTCTTTCTTCTGCTGAGATGAAATGTTACATTATGCGTCTGTTctcgtttacccccccccccccccactccctcttttttttttttttcatttttcataccAATGATATCTTTCGCAGGACAAAAATATCACATCCAAGATGCTACAAACAGCGCTGCAAGAGATTGAACGCCTTGAAAATCAGCTAGAGGTATGAAGCAGTTATACAGTGATATAGAAATGTAGTTTATTGTGACTAATTTCTCTATTGCCTTTCAGGAAAAAAAGGACTTTGTTGATAGGGATACTCTTAACCAATCTGTGGAAAAAGTAAGTGGGCCAAGCAATTTTTAAGTGTGCtgaagtgtacttgtattaacaTTCCTGAAGATGAGTTAATGGTATTTGTTTTATATTTTAGGTAAGGACCGACTATGAAAATAGGTACGAGGAAACGTTTCGCGAGTTGGAGAAAACAAAATGTGAGCTCTTTGAGGCTCAGAAAAGTCTTCACAACACGAAGTTGCGTTTGGCTCGGTACAGTGAACCAGTATATGTGATTGAAAACGAGCTTCAGGAGAAGGTGAGCAAAGCTATGTGAACTGGGAACATGCATGTATCTGACATTCTCGATCAGTCATAATACCTCCATGAACACTCTGTAACTACACCCTTGAAATTTTTAAATTATATCGCGCGAGCATTGACCCCTGGACAGGGTAGCGCCTAATACATGCAAGAAGTAATGAGATGTCCTACATGATGCACAAGCACAAAGAGCACACTCGTGTGCGAGTGCCGTCTGCTACGCTGTTTGTTTAGAGGTGTATACACACTACCAGCCTTATCTGCGCGATCATGTGTTGAGAAAGCCGGTGCGACCCTGATCGTCATGTCACTGATCTCGTTGCTTCTTGCCAATATTAGTAACTCCTGCATCCTGGGGTCGACGCTCACACAGTATTATTTAAAAATTTCAAGGGTGTACATGCCGCAACATTCTAACAATTTAAATCAATCTATTatctctaggggtgtgcgaatattcgagtttcaaattcgaatcgaatagttcctaatcgaataattcgatttgacTTTCGGATAGCTAGTATtccaagtttcgaataattcgacaggacgaatatctaaaacgcaacaaaggccaatggtgcaactagggtggggtggctgaaaataacgctaacgtcgccgtcTGTTAAATTTTcgccgacatcctggttcaaaagcgagcgcatgttggtcttaaaggagattgtcatttccgcacggacttcttgcgtagttcggtcgcatatgccgcaagcaccgtaagacgacctgactttggcctgcgaaaccctcggtgattggctttgcatgtaaaaatttgttcacgctgggcactTGCCACTGCCGCaacgcaccactagttcagaaacgcCCATCGTTCCTGCGGTCAGTTaaagcgctgctgtgaacgggcgcccgaagacttttgggcacggagcacccatggcaatgaagcacaacattaccgttgtcagatgagccgcatTGCACgaccatggggaaagaaaacAAGCTACTGTACCCCCCTCCGTTAGGAGATTagaagtggcgctgctgactggaatggcggctcttctatcaacatgcttgcgcggccataaaagctgaaacaaaagccactcccaaGCAAGTGCGTAATGAATCTGTCAGCATGCTGTAGTGTCCCcgatttttcctttttcttcctgtAAGTGGCactacacatttcgtgtaaatatactattagatatttttggccactattcgattcgagatgaaatttcactattcgcacacccctaattatctCTTGTTAGTACGTTTATAGAAATCTTCAGGACGTGCTAGTTTAAATTACGTTGAGCGAAAGTGTAATGTGAGAATTGGTGAATGAGATGTGAAAAATGCTTTTCAAATTCAGGAAAAAAAACTAGATGAGGTTCTGCAGTGCCTGCAGGAAACTCAGGAGAAACTAATTTTGGCAGAAGAAGAGCGGACCGACGCCATTTCAAGGTGCTAGTTGACTGCATAATTGGTGTTCTTCAGCATGATGTCATGATGTATGTTTTCACAATTGTAATGATCGCCATGATGCCATATTTTCAGGCTTGCAGCAGTTGAAGCTCGCCTGAATAAATATTGCACGGAGAGTGCTAACCATTCACAAGAATTGAAGTCTTGTCAGGACCGAAGGTTTGTGTGCGTACTTACGTTGCACACCATTAATATTAGCAACTGACAGGTATTTAAAGCGAACATTTAGAAGCTGTCAGATTAAATTAAATATACACGTACAAATGAGAGATGAAGTACTAAGTAGCTTCTCTTTTGATTAACTTACAGCAAAGCACTGCAAGAACAACTTAGCTCTGCACTGGAGCACGCTGAGGAAAGCGTCAACATCACAGAACGAGCGCTGCTTGAGAAACAAGAAGCACAGCTGAGGTGTGAGCTTCTGGAAAACGAAGTGATGGAGTTGAGAACTTCACTCGAAGCTGTGGTGGAGGAAGCTGCCCAGCATACAGCGAATGAGGTGATGAGAGCTTACTACGTAGAACTGGAGGTCCACCGATTCATTTGTTTTGGAACACTAGAGGCGCAAGGATTCTTGGTAGTTGTAGTGCTGATATTAATAATACTGCCGTGTATttcaaaaatcgagaaagaaaaaaaaaaaaacgaaactgtTCCTCATGTGAATATGTTCCTCGGTTGATTTCTTCCAAATTCCACACCAATTCTTGCAGGTGGACAAGTTTCGCGAGAAAGGAAACCAACGTATAAAAGAACTGATCAAGCAAATTGGGCAGCTTCAGCAGGTATGGACTAACAGTATTCCACAGCAAGAGAAAGGTTGCACGTTGAAAATCCAAACAGGCTGTGCGTGAAATTTTTGCTCTAAATGTCAATGCAGACAATCAATGCAGTGCAAATCTTGGTTGACATCATCGAATGCTCTTTACTGTGGTGAGGACTTTCCAGGAGTCGCATGATGTGAAAGCTAAGTTATTGCCACATTTGGTGCAGCTCACAGCATCTGTTCTGTGCACTAATCCCTAATTGCTAATGCTATCTTTCAATTGCAACATGTGCTTGCATAAATATGATGCAATATTAtgccacgtgtgtgtgtgtgtgtgtgtttagtgtTGGCTTGAGCAAAAACATCAAGATCAGAAGTATAATGAACGTATTCCATCCTCCACTCTCACCAATTACATGCTTGGCAGAGAACTCTGCCACCGGACAACTGTACAGGAAAGCCAATTTGTTTGGCAGCACCTAATAGAAAGAGGAACGAGATGGAAAGACATGTACAGTGACATGTTAAAGATAGTCAAAATCTTTTTATTAAACAGCTCTGCACAATACACCCTTTTCATAATTTTGAAGCTAGCTTTCTTGCGATGCATTTAGCCCAACTATAATGGTAGCTAGTGACTCCTGCAAAAAGCGTGGTAAAGCACAGCTTGCTTGCGtcatgacgtggaaaatgtagaatCGGCTCTCTTGATATAAACACACATAACAGACAAGCCCCAGGatgtgcaactaggacctcctcTTCAAGcacaacaggtgccgccattagttgggcgaatgtgCACCGCAGTGAAGCGCACTTGTGGAttacgaaaagggtctatacTGTAACAAACTGGAGCTCCAGAAACAACTTTGCTTTACAAGTTGGAAGTTCCACAGCATTCACTATGGTTTCATAGCTATTAGAAGTGTATTTTCATGACGCCACACTGCTCTTCAATAGAGAGGTTCACAGCAAAGTTCTTAAATTTGCAGCATTGGTCATCACACGCAGTAATGAGACATTTGCACACATTAAACACTAGTGTGTTACGAAAGACTATGCTGCATACAACGTATGATAGTGTCGAGTGTTACATTCAAAGTAAATTTTTACAGGccgtgcagcagcagcagtcacTCACAGCTCACCTGTCCGAAGAGAACAGCAGACTAAGGGAGGAGACTGGAATGCTCCAGAAACGTCAAGCCGACTTGAGACTGAACCGCGATCCTGCTTTTCAGGCACTTAGCCAGACTTTGATGCAGGCGGAAAGAATGTGCCAGAAGCATAGACTTACTGCAGAGTCTCTGCAGGACAAGTTGTTACACCAAGAAAAACAGTGAGTGACCAGCACTTGTGTTTGCATCATATGTGTGTGTGATTGTGTCCTTTTGTGCCCAGCAGTACGTCCTAAGCAACTATATAGAGCCTGTATTACAAAAAAATTTGTATGAAAGCTCACTGCTTGCTGTATCTTATGCCACACGTACCTCTAAAGAGGTATGCAGTTGGGCACACTTTCGTTTTATAGGAAGAC
This window of the Rhipicephalus sanguineus isolate Rsan-2018 chromosome 2, BIME_Rsan_1.4, whole genome shotgun sequence genome carries:
- the LOC119382838 gene encoding sodium channel and clathrin linker 1; its protein translation is MDMNRRRYREASLRTFEPFLKEYDFLLRYILTEVQHFKNEIKALRKEALILVANNRSLHRDLRRQVEQNLASDPPHSNQLLRELQSHLDTVTEDKNITSKMLQTALQEIERLENQLEEKKDFVDRDTLNQSVEKVRTDYENRYEETFRELEKTKCELFEAQKSLHNTKLRLARYSEPVYVIENELQEKEKKLDEVLQCLQETQEKLILAEEERTDAISRLAAVEARLNKYCTESANHSQELKSCQDRSKALQEQLSSALEHAEESVNITERALLEKQEAQLRCELLENEVMELRTSLEAVVEEAAQHTANEVDKFREKGNQRIKELIKQIGQLQQAVQQQQSLTAHLSEENSRLREETGMLQKRQADLRLNRDPAFQALSQTLMQAERMCQKHRLTAESLQDKLLHQEKQSTFKVKQRELEIQRLQNLLQEAEKRADQLQQSMVETEDQTAELRRKAHTLEAECIALRKRHPAEVTALTEALDQEKIVYSMKLQQMQDTFEKKLMNAQALLQAQQAVNDKWKTEASRMASEFETELLAARKKISALKKANMEWQRKAYHTAKETRKEKRTGHSIHQERHGSQVKQSATMLQERRTLSA